The following DNA comes from Amycolatopsis albispora.
CGGTTGGTCGTGCTCACCGGTCCTGACGACGACGTGGTGCGAGAGGCCGAGCACGCGGTCGGATCCGGCAACCCGGTGGTCCGGGTGCCGTTCGGGGTGGACCTGGCGCAGGTGCTCGACCGCCTCGGTGAAGAGCGCCCGGACGCCGAGGTCGGGTACGTGGTGGTGGCGCTTGATCCCGCGCGGCTGGAAGAACGGCTGTGGGACCGGCGCGAGATCGATGAGGTGCTGGTCGGGGAGCACCTCATCGACGCGCTCGCGTGTGCCGATACGTGCGTGCTGCCGCGAGCGGGCGATGGACGCGGGGAGCACCTGCTGTCCCAGCTGGCGCCACGCGCGCGGGTGCACCGGCTCGGTTCGTCGTTTGAGCCCGGGGGATACGACGTGGACGAGGTGATCGCCCGGTGCGCACCGGGCGCGGTCACGGTTCCGGTGGTGACCGAGTCGGGTCCTTTCCGGACGGTGCTGGCCCGAGCCCGGCTGCCGTTGCACCCGGCGCGGCTGGCGGCCGCGATGCCGGAACTGGCGGCGGGCAGCGTCTGGTCACGGGGCAGGCTCTGGATCGCCTCGGTGCCGCGGCGCCGGGTGGTCTGGTGTGGCGTGGGACCGCACGTGGCCTTCGAGGACGGCGGTGTCTGGGCGGCCGACCGGGCCGACGGGGAAGCCGTGCCCGCCGCGGTGGCCCTCGACTGGGACCACCGCTTCGCCGATCGGGGCACGGTGCTCGCGTTCACCGGTGACGAAGTGGACGAGCAGCAGATCACCGCGCTGCTGCGGGACTGCGAGCTGACCTGGGCCGAGTTCGACAGCGGCCCGCCGGGCTGGTCGGCCTACCACGACCCGATGGGACTGCCGGAACTGCTTCCGGCGCACAGGTGATCAACCAGAGAGAGGAAACGCAGATGAAGGTGCGGAAGTCGTTGCGCTCGCTGAAGAACAAGCCGGGCTCGCAGGTGGTGCGCCGGCACGGCAAGACGTTCGTGATCAACAAGAAGAACCCGAAGTTCAAGGCACGTCAGGGCTGACCGGTGACGGGCGGCTTCACCCTGGTGGTGTGCGATCTCGGCGGCTGCCTCCGCGCACCGGGCGGGCACGACGTGCTGGGTGCGCTGGGCGCGTTCGTGCGATCGACCTGCCACGGGGTCCTGGTGCGCGCGGGCTGCCTCTTCCAGGCACTGGCTGACGAGGACGCGCCGTGCTGCCGGGGGCGTGGCGGAGCGGGCGCGTTTGTCCTGGTGCAACGCTGTGATGCCGCGCGGAGGCCGCTCGGTCCCGCCGTTGTCGCCGGTCCGCTGCACGAAGCCGCGGACACGGCGGCGCTGTGCGACTGGCTCGCCACCGGCCTCGGCGCCGGGGAACCACTGCCATCGCACCTGCGCCCGGTCACCGTCTCGGGAACCTCGTGAAACCAAGGAGTCCGCTATGACCGCCACCTGGGAAGATGAACTGGCCACAGTGGAGCGTGACGCCGCGGTGAGCGAGCCGATGGTGCGCCAGGCCGTTCGCTGGCTGTCCGACCGGCATCCACTGGGC
Coding sequences within:
- a CDS encoding GTP-binding protein encodes the protein MFPRLVVLTGPDDDVVREAEHAVGSGNPVVRVPFGVDLAQVLDRLGEERPDAEVGYVVVALDPARLEERLWDRREIDEVLVGEHLIDALACADTCVLPRAGDGRGEHLLSQLAPRARVHRLGSSFEPGGYDVDEVIARCAPGAVTVPVVTESGPFRTVLARARLPLHPARLAAAMPELAAGSVWSRGRLWIASVPRRRVVWCGVGPHVAFEDGGVWAADRADGEAVPAAVALDWDHRFADRGTVLAFTGDEVDEQQITALLRDCELTWAEFDSGPPGWSAYHDPMGLPELLPAHR
- the ykgO gene encoding type B 50S ribosomal protein L36 produces the protein MKVRKSLRSLKNKPGSQVVRRHGKTFVINKKNPKFKARQG